A genomic window from Bacteroidales bacterium includes:
- a CDS encoding DUF354 domain-containing protein, with amino-acid sequence MKIWLDFINTPQVSFFIPFIREFEKDNHQVFITCRDSGNTVDLLKINGLNFQIVGDKVRKGTFNKILYFPVRLYKLFKFVKGVQPDVAASQSSFYQPFISWLLSVPCVYTNDNEHAKGNLIAFPFATKVVLPEVMQSKNFTKKWPLLKKLSFYPSVKEAIYLSQIKDRKTYADSSKKVIYFRPEPWSAQYYKGPVNFFDDAILKLSNDYSIIILPRDGNQKEYYKQPKFKSLQVAEKALSLNEITMNCLIFIGAGGSMTRELAVLGFPVISIYQAELLEVDKYLINKGLILMNPKVSFEDIKNFIDINSSIERENKTLNEGFESYSLIKNLILTLKK; translated from the coding sequence ATGAAGATTTGGCTTGATTTTATTAATACTCCGCAAGTTTCTTTCTTTATTCCCTTTATCAGGGAATTTGAGAAAGATAACCACCAGGTATTCATTACATGCAGGGATTCAGGCAATACAGTTGATCTTCTTAAGATTAATGGACTCAATTTTCAGATTGTTGGTGATAAAGTCAGGAAAGGGACTTTTAATAAAATCCTCTATTTTCCTGTTCGATTGTATAAACTATTCAAGTTTGTCAAAGGTGTTCAACCAGATGTAGCTGCCAGTCAAAGTAGTTTTTATCAGCCATTTATTTCCTGGCTATTATCAGTACCCTGTGTTTATACAAATGACAATGAACATGCAAAAGGAAACCTGATTGCATTTCCTTTTGCAACCAAAGTGGTCCTTCCGGAAGTAATGCAATCGAAAAACTTCACAAAGAAATGGCCTTTACTGAAAAAACTTAGCTTTTACCCTAGTGTGAAAGAAGCTATATATCTATCTCAAATAAAGGATCGGAAAACTTATGCCGACAGTTCAAAAAAGGTAATATATTTCAGGCCTGAGCCATGGTCAGCACAGTATTACAAAGGGCCTGTCAATTTCTTCGATGATGCCATACTGAAACTTTCCAATGATTATTCTATCATTATTCTTCCAAGGGATGGAAATCAAAAGGAATATTATAAGCAACCTAAATTCAAATCATTGCAGGTTGCAGAAAAAGCACTTAGTTTGAATGAAATTACAATGAATTGCCTTATCTTCATAGGTGCTGGAGGATCAATGACCAGGGAACTTGCCGTGCTTGGTTTTCCTGTCATCTCAATTTATCAGGCTGAATTACTTGAAGTTGATAAATACTTAATTAATAAAGGACTCATATTGATGAACCCTAAGGTTTCATTTGAAGACATCAAGAATTTCATCGACATTAACAGCTCAATAGAACGTGAGAATAAAACACTCAATGAAGGGTTTGAGTCCTATTCTTTGATAAAAAATTTAATCCTAACATTGAAAAAATGA
- a CDS encoding class I SAM-dependent methyltransferase yields the protein MTQHCESNLNCTENKAFLFEKNGIPIMECKSCHHRFADMHNFDNHIDEVYSDEYFFEGKAGYPNYLEEKDLLIKAGERYAKIVQRYMPTGELLDVGSAAGFIMKGFKNFGWKCEGVEPNNTMAKYGRDNFNFNVSTSSLEDYITEKKYDLITMIQVIGHFYDLHKAINNVEALLKPNGFLLIESWNVKSLIARFLGKKWHEYSPPSVLHWFSDDSLRYILENHGFKLVAKGHPIKKINVKHAFSLLDEKLPKFVFKKQVFSWSIAVAGNFSVIYPLHDLKWYIFKKI from the coding sequence ATGACCCAGCACTGTGAATCAAATTTAAATTGTACGGAGAATAAAGCATTCCTGTTCGAAAAGAACGGAATTCCAATCATGGAGTGCAAAAGTTGTCATCATAGGTTTGCTGATATGCATAACTTTGATAATCACATTGATGAAGTTTATTCTGACGAGTACTTTTTTGAAGGGAAGGCGGGTTATCCAAATTATCTGGAGGAAAAAGATTTGCTGATAAAGGCTGGGGAAAGATATGCGAAAATAGTCCAACGTTATATGCCAACTGGTGAACTGTTAGATGTTGGGAGTGCTGCTGGATTTATCATGAAAGGATTCAAAAACTTTGGCTGGAAATGCGAGGGGGTCGAGCCAAATAATACAATGGCTAAATATGGAAGAGATAACTTTAACTTCAATGTCTCCACATCCAGCCTGGAAGATTATATAACAGAAAAGAAGTATGACCTGATCACAATGATTCAGGTTATAGGCCATTTTTATGATCTTCACAAAGCAATCAATAACGTTGAAGCACTTCTTAAACCCAATGGCTTTCTCCTAATTGAATCATGGAATGTAAAAAGCTTGATAGCCAGGTTCTTAGGTAAGAAATGGCATGAGTACAGCCCTCCAAGTGTGTTGCACTGGTTTTCAGATGACAGTCTCCGGTATATCCTAGAAAATCATGGATTTAAATTAGTAGCTAAAGGGCACCCGATAAAAAAAATCAATGTAAAACATGCTTTTTCATTGCTAGATGAAAAATTACCAAAGTTTGTTTTTAAAAAACAAGTTTTCTCATGGTCAATTGCAGTGGCAGGAAACTTTTCTGTTATCTACCCTCTCCACGATCTTAAATGGTATATATTTAAAAAAATCTGA
- the asnB gene encoding asparagine synthase (glutamine-hydrolyzing) gives MCGFVGIVNKDGTSANLDLLTRMATTIHHRGPDEEGSIVLGPVGFFHKRLSIIDLSTGRQPMVFLDYTIVFNGEIYNYIELRNDLIAKGHNFVTTSDTEVILHLYHEYGQSFVNDLNGMFAFIIHDKRNNCLFIARDHFGIKPLYWYRDDNKILFGSEIKAILAHPDVTAAYDLDNMYEYLTFQFVMGEETMFRNVFKIKPGHQLQIDMTNWDYKEKKYWEPNFKLDPYHNEEYFIVELRKILEETISQQLRSDVPVGTYLSGGLDSSLVTILASKFLDNQISSFSGAFHEGPEFNELKYARIAAGAAHANLHEIYPTEDEFIQYLPKLIYHLDEPVAGPGLFPQYIVSKYASQHVKVILGGQGGDEIFGGYARYLVAYLEQAVKGAIFESNEEEEHIVSLKSILPNLPSLRQYIPMMKSFWNDGAFEPMDRRYFNLINRMGSSKMFFNPEFLAQSNEEDIFAKFSGYFNHSDTKSYFNKMTHFDMFGSLPGLLQVEDRVSMSVSIESRVPLLDRRIVDLISRMPAGMKFKGGEMKYLLKKTIKDFMPEPILNRKDKMGFPVPLHIWSKNKAKDFILDVLLSKNARERNIINTQYVEQLINSEQPFSRGLWGILSLELWFNQFIDK, from the coding sequence ATGTGTGGTTTTGTTGGGATTGTAAATAAAGATGGGACTTCTGCAAATCTGGACTTGCTTACCCGGATGGCAACAACAATTCATCATCGTGGACCTGATGAAGAAGGGTCAATCGTTCTTGGCCCTGTAGGTTTCTTCCATAAACGCTTATCTATTATTGACCTGTCAACCGGCAGGCAACCAATGGTATTTCTTGATTATACCATCGTTTTCAATGGAGAAATCTACAATTATATTGAATTACGAAATGACCTGATAGCAAAAGGGCACAATTTTGTAACTACTTCAGATACCGAAGTAATTCTGCACCTTTACCATGAATATGGACAGTCATTTGTAAATGATCTGAATGGTATGTTTGCCTTCATCATTCATGATAAAAGAAATAACTGCTTGTTTATCGCCAGGGACCACTTTGGCATTAAACCTTTGTACTGGTATCGTGATGATAATAAAATACTATTTGGATCCGAAATAAAAGCAATCCTTGCACATCCTGATGTTACTGCTGCATATGATCTTGATAATATGTATGAATACCTCACTTTCCAGTTTGTTATGGGAGAGGAGACTATGTTCCGGAATGTATTCAAAATTAAGCCCGGGCATCAGCTACAGATTGACATGACCAATTGGGATTATAAAGAAAAAAAATATTGGGAGCCGAATTTTAAACTAGACCCTTATCATAATGAGGAATACTTCATTGTAGAACTCAGAAAAATCCTTGAAGAAACTATTTCCCAACAACTCCGAAGTGATGTACCTGTTGGAACCTATCTTAGCGGGGGGCTGGATTCTTCTCTGGTTACGATTTTAGCCTCTAAATTTTTAGATAATCAAATAAGCTCATTTAGCGGAGCTTTCCATGAAGGGCCTGAATTTAATGAATTAAAGTATGCCAGAATTGCTGCTGGAGCAGCTCATGCAAACCTTCATGAGATCTACCCAACTGAGGACGAATTTATTCAATATCTTCCCAAATTAATTTATCACCTTGACGAGCCTGTTGCAGGCCCAGGTCTTTTCCCTCAGTATATTGTTTCAAAGTATGCTTCTCAGCATGTGAAAGTAATTCTGGGAGGTCAGGGAGGTGATGAAATATTCGGGGGATACGCCCGATACCTTGTTGCATATCTGGAACAAGCGGTTAAAGGTGCAATTTTCGAATCAAATGAGGAGGAAGAACATATTGTGTCACTAAAATCAATCCTTCCCAACCTGCCTTCCCTGCGTCAATACATCCCAATGATGAAATCATTCTGGAACGATGGCGCATTTGAACCTATGGATCGCAGGTATTTCAATTTGATTAACCGGATGGGATCTTCAAAGATGTTCTTTAATCCCGAATTCCTTGCACAATCAAATGAAGAAGATATATTCGCAAAGTTCTCAGGATATTTCAACCATTCTGATACAAAAAGCTATTTCAATAAAATGACTCACTTTGATATGTTCGGAAGCTTGCCAGGTTTATTGCAGGTTGAGGATAGGGTGAGTATGTCAGTCTCTATCGAATCCAGGGTGCCACTGCTGGATAGAAGAATTGTAGATCTGATTTCCCGTATGCCGGCAGGTATGAAATTTAAAGGAGGGGAAATGAAATACCTGTTGAAAAAGACAATCAAAGATTTTATGCCCGAACCCATTTTAAATCGAAAGGACAAAATGGGATTCCCGGTGCCACTTCACATCTGGTCAAAAAATAAAGCTAAAGACTTTATTCTCGATGTCCTACTCTCCAAAAATGCAAGAGAAAGAAATATTATAAATACCCAATATGTGGAACAGCTTATCAACTCTGAACAACCTTTCAGTAGGGGTTTGTGGGGCATTCTGTCTTTGGAATTATGGTTCAATCAATTTATCGATAAATAA
- a CDS encoding Gfo/Idh/MocA family oxidoreductase, whose translation MNKLKGAILGLGKMGISHAAIVGAHPMVDMVAVCDTSALVLEAFRKFSKVTAYSDYKKMLDTEILDFVVVATPTKFHYPMVKYALEKGIHVFCEKPFTLKISEGKELVELAASKNLVNQVGFHNHFIGTFRELKRLLKANILGDLIHFSGEAYGPVVTKEKGGTWRSVAEEGGGCLNDYASHVINLIQEIIGVPEKVLGADLKSVYSKGVEDAVYAILKLSTGVTGTLLVNWSDETYRKMSTSLTIQGKKGKIVCDATEIKIYLKEPNLTENLDKGWTIRYITDFAIPVNFYLRGEEYSAQIDHFVESLLNKRQSQYNTFHQAHTTDYVIEMIIAKAKSN comes from the coding sequence ATGAACAAACTAAAAGGAGCAATCCTTGGACTGGGGAAAATGGGTATATCCCATGCAGCAATTGTTGGAGCACATCCAATGGTTGATATGGTAGCCGTTTGCGACACTTCAGCTCTGGTCCTTGAGGCCTTCCGGAAATTTAGTAAGGTAACGGCTTATTCTGACTATAAAAAAATGTTGGATACCGAGATACTTGATTTCGTTGTTGTCGCTACACCTACAAAGTTCCATTATCCAATGGTGAAATATGCTTTGGAGAAAGGAATACATGTTTTTTGTGAAAAACCTTTTACACTTAAAATAAGTGAAGGAAAGGAACTTGTTGAACTTGCCGCATCAAAAAATCTTGTCAATCAGGTGGGATTCCATAATCATTTTATAGGGACTTTCCGGGAGTTGAAGCGATTGCTCAAAGCGAATATTTTGGGTGACCTGATTCACTTCTCAGGAGAAGCTTATGGCCCGGTAGTGACAAAAGAAAAGGGCGGAACCTGGCGGTCAGTTGCCGAAGAAGGCGGAGGATGCTTAAATGACTATGCCTCGCATGTTATTAATCTTATTCAGGAAATTATTGGAGTTCCCGAAAAAGTCCTGGGTGCTGACTTGAAAAGTGTTTACTCCAAAGGGGTGGAAGATGCTGTTTATGCGATATTGAAACTGTCAACCGGAGTAACAGGCACCCTGCTTGTAAATTGGAGTGATGAAACATATCGCAAAATGTCCACCTCTCTTACCATCCAGGGGAAAAAAGGTAAAATTGTGTGCGACGCAACTGAAATAAAAATCTATTTAAAGGAACCCAACCTCACGGAAAACCTCGACAAAGGTTGGACCATCAGGTATATAACAGATTTTGCAATTCCTGTCAACTTTTACCTTCGCGGAGAAGAATACTCTGCACAAATTGACCATTTCGTGGAATCACTTTTAAATAAAAGGCAAAGTCAGTATAATACCTTTCACCAGGCTCATACTACTGATTATGTTATTGAAATGATCATTGCTAAAGCCAAATCCAACTGA
- a CDS encoding glycosyltransferase family 2 protein — protein sequence MESNNKTSISIVLPCYNEEAILKANLDKVISYLETKNDKYNWEIVIINDGSKDKTGQIANEYEQKESRLRVIHHPTNLNLGNALKTGFCNARGDIIVVLDIDLSYDVDHIERLVDKMTETKADIVVASPYMKGGQVTAVPFSRRIMSKWVNKFMKFAAQEKYHTFTGMVRAYRKEFILYVNLKTRDYEINPEIMYKAMILRAKIIEIPAHLDWTEQNKFAEKRTSSMRVIRGFFSGLMSAFIFRPYIFFLIIGAFLMALSMYELIWLLYDTISALPDLYAHPQLIEDPFSTSLALQFKKNPHTFLVGGVTFLAAIQFLSLGFLSLQSKRYFEEMFHLGTSLKARK from the coding sequence ATGGAGTCGAATAATAAGACATCAATCAGTATTGTCCTTCCTTGTTATAACGAAGAAGCAATTCTGAAGGCAAATCTTGACAAAGTTATCAGCTACCTGGAAACAAAAAATGATAAGTATAATTGGGAGATTGTTATCATTAATGATGGTAGTAAAGATAAAACCGGACAAATAGCTAATGAATATGAGCAAAAGGAATCCCGTTTAAGAGTCATCCACCACCCAACAAATCTTAACCTGGGTAATGCTCTTAAAACTGGATTTTGTAATGCAAGGGGTGACATTATTGTAGTGTTGGATATTGATTTAAGCTATGATGTAGACCATATTGAGCGTCTTGTTGATAAGATGACAGAAACAAAGGCTGATATTGTTGTAGCTTCACCATATATGAAAGGTGGACAGGTAACGGCTGTTCCTTTTTCAAGAAGAATAATGAGTAAATGGGTAAACAAGTTCATGAAATTTGCTGCTCAGGAGAAGTACCACACTTTTACAGGTATGGTAAGAGCATATAGGAAGGAATTTATACTTTATGTAAACCTGAAAACCAGGGATTATGAAATAAATCCTGAAATCATGTATAAGGCTATGATTTTACGAGCTAAAATCATTGAAATTCCGGCACACCTGGATTGGACTGAACAAAACAAATTTGCTGAAAAAAGGACCTCAAGTATGAGAGTAATCAGGGGATTTTTCTCTGGATTGATGTCGGCATTTATTTTCAGACCATACATTTTCTTCCTCATTATCGGTGCATTTTTAATGGCTCTCTCAATGTATGAGTTGATTTGGCTTCTATATGATACTATTTCTGCACTACCGGATCTTTATGCTCATCCTCAGTTAATTGAAGACCCATTCTCCACAAGTCTTGCACTTCAGTTTAAGAAAAACCCTCATACTTTTCTTGTAGGAGGTGTCACTTTCCTCGCTGCTATCCAATTCTTGAGCCTCGGCTTCCTTTCTCTTCAAAGTAAACGATACTTTGAAGAAATGTTCCATCTCGGAACCTCATTAAAAGCAAGAAAATAA
- a CDS encoding polysaccharide deacetylase family protein: MNMNKPLASISLDLDNQWSYMKIHGDEGWDSYPSYFQIFVPHILDVLDELNLKITFFIVGKDTENENNVKYIKMITDRGHELGNHSYHHESWLQTYSYEKIEKEIIMAEEAIYAATGHKTIGFRGPGFSWSFDLLEVICKRGYLYDASTLPTWLGPLARMYYFSKSDLPAEERKARKELFGKFSDGLRPNKPYFHKLKEGRKILEIPVTTIPVLRIPFHLSYLVYLNGMSPLLMKIYLFLAIALCKLTGTRPSYLLHPLDLIGGDKVKELAFFPGMNLASDTKVSVFKYAIKQLQKHFNLVNMSEFSKSI; encoded by the coding sequence ATGAATATGAATAAACCATTAGCCAGTATCTCGCTTGACCTCGATAATCAATGGTCATATATGAAAATACATGGCGATGAGGGCTGGGATTCCTATCCTTCATATTTTCAAATTTTTGTTCCACATATCCTGGATGTCCTGGATGAATTGAATTTGAAAATTACTTTCTTCATTGTAGGAAAGGATACGGAAAATGAAAATAATGTAAAGTACATCAAGATGATCACTGATCGGGGCCATGAGTTGGGAAATCATTCCTATCATCATGAATCCTGGTTGCAAACATATTCCTATGAAAAAATAGAGAAAGAGATCATCATGGCTGAGGAAGCAATTTATGCCGCCACTGGCCATAAAACAATTGGATTCAGAGGTCCTGGATTTAGTTGGAGTTTTGACCTTCTGGAAGTAATCTGTAAGAGAGGCTATTTGTATGACGCTTCTACTTTACCAACATGGTTGGGTCCTCTGGCAAGGATGTACTATTTTTCAAAATCAGACCTGCCTGCTGAGGAACGGAAAGCAAGGAAAGAACTATTTGGGAAGTTTAGTGATGGCCTTCGACCGAATAAACCCTATTTCCATAAACTAAAGGAAGGTAGAAAAATTCTGGAGATTCCGGTTACAACAATTCCTGTTCTACGAATACCTTTCCATTTAAGCTACTTGGTTTATCTGAACGGAATGTCTCCTCTTTTAATGAAAATATATCTATTCTTAGCTATCGCTTTATGCAAGTTAACTGGTACCAGACCAAGTTACCTCTTGCATCCGCTTGATTTAATCGGGGGCGATAAAGTTAAAGAATTAGCTTTTTTCCCGGGAATGAACCTGGCAAGTGATACTAAAGTCTCTGTTTTTAAGTATGCAATAAAGCAATTACAAAAACATTTTAATCTTGTAAATATGTCGGAATTCTCAAAATCCATCTAA
- a CDS encoding NAD(P)/FAD-dependent oxidoreductase — MQDKLAEEVSSSRTYGIIGGGILGMTLALRLSQKGHKVTILEAANKAGGLTSSWDMNGVIWDKYYHVILMSDLHTRKILSEIGLDDEFKWVETRTGFFSDMKLHSMSNLIEFFKFPPLNLIDKFRLGITIFVASKITDWQRLEEIPVQQWLSRWSGRRVFEKIWLPLLKAKLGDNYKNTSAAFIWSTIQRMYAARKSGLKKEMFGYIKGGYERINTKFAQHLIDSGVTFHLNTEVKTVEHNQYQGINVTTSAGETLVFDKVISTLTSKPSVNIAPSLTEKEKTDHGSIKYLGVICPSLMLKKSISPYYVTNITDPWPPFTGIIEMTALIDKQEVKGNNLVYLPKYVEVDDPLFNLTDEELKESFYGALRKMYPDLSEEDLVFWGVSKARIVFALPTIGYSKKLPGIHTSITNYHIINSSQIINGTLNVNETIFVAESKLKEVL; from the coding sequence ATGCAGGATAAATTAGCGGAAGAAGTGTCCAGCTCTCGCACCTATGGAATAATTGGAGGTGGTATTCTTGGAATGACATTGGCCCTCCGGTTGAGCCAGAAGGGTCATAAAGTTACTATCCTTGAAGCAGCGAATAAAGCTGGAGGACTTACCAGTTCATGGGATATGAATGGAGTTATCTGGGATAAATACTATCATGTAATCCTGATGTCAGATCTTCACACCCGGAAAATTTTATCAGAAATTGGTTTGGATGATGAGTTTAAGTGGGTGGAAACCAGAACAGGATTCTTTTCTGACATGAAACTACATTCAATGTCAAACCTGATAGAATTTTTCAAATTCCCACCTCTCAACCTGATTGATAAATTTCGCTTGGGTATCACCATTTTTGTGGCATCTAAAATTACTGACTGGCAAAGATTGGAGGAAATTCCTGTTCAGCAATGGTTATCCCGCTGGTCAGGAAGAAGAGTATTTGAAAAAATTTGGCTACCGCTTTTAAAAGCAAAGTTGGGCGACAATTACAAAAATACATCAGCAGCATTTATCTGGTCAACAATTCAGCGAATGTACGCTGCCCGTAAGAGTGGTCTGAAAAAAGAAATGTTTGGCTATATTAAGGGCGGTTACGAAAGAATCAATACTAAATTTGCACAGCATCTTATCGATTCAGGTGTGACCTTTCATTTGAACACCGAGGTAAAAACCGTTGAGCATAATCAATATCAGGGCATCAATGTCACTACTTCAGCTGGTGAAACCCTTGTATTTGATAAAGTTATTTCTACTCTTACATCAAAACCTTCTGTAAATATTGCACCATCTCTTACTGAAAAAGAAAAGACTGATCATGGAAGTATTAAATACCTCGGAGTGATCTGTCCTTCATTAATGCTAAAAAAGTCAATTTCTCCATATTATGTGACAAATATTACGGATCCATGGCCTCCATTTACGGGTATTATTGAGATGACCGCATTGATTGATAAACAGGAAGTTAAAGGGAATAATCTGGTGTATCTTCCTAAATATGTTGAAGTGGATGACCCATTATTTAATCTTACAGATGAAGAATTGAAAGAATCATTTTATGGCGCTTTAAGAAAGATGTACCCTGATTTGTCGGAGGAAGACCTTGTGTTTTGGGGTGTGTCCAAAGCCCGAATTGTATTTGCACTGCCGACAATAGGCTATTCAAAAAAACTTCCGGGAATTCATACTTCAATAACTAATTACCATATAATCAATTCATCACAAATTATAAATGGTACATTGAATGTTAATGAGACAATTTTTGTAGCAGAATCAAAATTGAAAGAAGTATTATAA
- a CDS encoding nucleotide sugar dehydrogenase gives MENQTSPIKSETWKIEKIGVIGPGIVGMPMASMLAKARIMIGTDTPAKVLVVQRDSRNSGWKVDAINSGKSVIGGIEPDLDDITREAVQAGLLSATSDFSNLSDADVILVSVQTDKKGFEPDYGPLFGALDKLGEALSKKPAGKVPMVVFESTLAPTTMDTLIRTHFQKYGLQEGKDILLGNSPNRVMPGRLVERIRESDKLAGGLHPETPKLIARLYKHIVTNGEVFQTNSLTAEIVKTLENAYRDVRIAFSTEIVRYCDQNNIDFYKVRDQVNASMAQSDNATADPNAVPSGGILIPMLGVGGHCLPKDGILLWWRNIETGTDTSNSLILNSRLINDDSPSFTFKQAEKKFGSMKGKRIALLGVAYRFNSEDTRNSPTLTLANYLRDNDYDYIMHDPYVKDDDQNLEKYDQFGHYTRDLSEALKSADYIILCNSHKEYMDKIDEIVSEPQSLKGVVDACNIYRAEYFEKAGIPYTGIGRGTENPSAEFVGFVHDSFRVMEKGLAKELTNLIAFYNKNYAFDDYNKVAFADVQRLAKTCSTGCEIADADPIHSVPDFNGFTPKLSEIAENI, from the coding sequence ATGGAAAATCAAACATCACCTATCAAATCAGAAACCTGGAAAATTGAAAAAATTGGGGTAATTGGCCCCGGAATCGTTGGTATGCCTATGGCCAGTATGCTGGCTAAAGCTAGAATTATGATCGGTACCGACACTCCCGCCAAAGTACTGGTCGTTCAAAGAGATTCCAGAAATTCGGGTTGGAAAGTGGACGCTATTAATAGTGGAAAATCTGTAATTGGCGGAATTGAACCTGATTTGGATGATATAACAAGGGAAGCAGTTCAGGCAGGTTTACTCTCTGCTACTTCTGATTTTTCCAATCTTTCAGATGCCGATGTGATTCTTGTTTCAGTTCAGACTGATAAAAAAGGATTCGAACCAGATTATGGACCTTTATTCGGAGCCCTTGACAAATTAGGAGAAGCCTTAAGCAAAAAACCTGCCGGAAAAGTTCCTATGGTTGTCTTTGAGTCAACATTAGCTCCAACCACAATGGATACTCTAATAAGAACTCATTTTCAAAAATATGGCCTGCAGGAAGGTAAGGATATTCTCCTTGGAAATAGTCCTAACAGGGTAATGCCCGGTCGACTTGTTGAACGTATCCGTGAATCAGATAAACTGGCTGGTGGTTTACACCCCGAAACACCTAAACTTATCGCCAGGTTATATAAACATATCGTTACCAATGGGGAAGTTTTCCAGACGAACAGTCTTACTGCCGAGATTGTTAAAACCCTTGAAAATGCCTACAGGGACGTAAGGATCGCCTTCTCTACTGAAATAGTAAGGTACTGTGATCAAAATAATATCGACTTTTACAAAGTTCGGGATCAGGTTAATGCAAGTATGGCTCAATCAGATAATGCAACTGCCGATCCTAATGCAGTCCCCAGTGGAGGAATTCTTATTCCAATGCTTGGAGTGGGTGGTCATTGCCTGCCAAAAGATGGAATTTTATTATGGTGGAGAAATATCGAAACCGGAACAGATACTAGTAATAGCCTGATCCTGAACTCAAGGTTGATTAATGATGATTCACCATCTTTCACGTTCAAACAAGCGGAAAAGAAATTCGGTAGTATGAAGGGTAAGCGGATTGCTTTACTTGGAGTAGCTTACAGGTTTAATTCAGAAGATACCAGGAATTCTCCTACGCTTACTTTGGCAAACTATCTGCGAGACAATGATTATGATTACATTATGCACGATCCATATGTAAAAGATGATGACCAGAACCTCGAAAAATATGACCAGTTCGGCCATTATACCAGAGATTTATCGGAAGCATTGAAAAGTGCTGACTATATTATCCTTTGTAATTCTCATAAGGAATACATGGATAAAATTGATGAGATAGTCTCTGAACCACAATCTCTTAAAGGAGTTGTTGACGCATGTAACATTTATAGAGCTGAGTATTTTGAAAAAGCTGGAATCCCATATACTGGTATTGGAAGAGGAACAGAAAATCCGTCTGCTGAATTTGTTGGATTCGTGCACGATAGCTTTAGAGTAATGGAAAAAGGCTTGGCTAAAGAACTAACAAATCTAATAGCCTTCTATAACAAAAATTACGCTTTTGATGACTATAATAAAGTAGCCTTCGCCGATGTTCAACGATTGGCTAAGACTTGCTCCACTGGTTGTGAAATTGCAGATGCAGATCCAATTCACTCTGTTCCTGATTTCAACGGTTTTACTCCGAAGCTATCAGAGATAGCAGAGAATATTTAG